In Helianthus annuus cultivar XRQ/B chromosome 8, HanXRQr2.0-SUNRISE, whole genome shotgun sequence, a single genomic region encodes these proteins:
- the LOC110873664 gene encoding serine/threonine-protein kinase 16: MGCSFSGLNALYDAVNGGADVWINDNRFKVVRQLGEGGFAYVFLVREVITDASGPGVSAKFKDPSHISEDGTYAMKKVLIQNSDQLEMVKEEIRVSALFSHPNLLPLLDHAIIPVKGAPEQTWTHEAYLLFPVHLDGTLLDNTQTMKSKKEFFPTSDVLQIFRQLCAGLKHLHTLDPPYAHNDVKPGNVLLTHRKGQPPLAILMDFGSARPARRQIRSRSEALQLQEWASEHVSAPFRAPELWDCPSQTDIDERTDVWSLGCTLFGIMYGASPFEYALGESGGSLQLAVMNGQIKWPAGPKPPYPEALHQFVSWMLQPQATVRPRIDDIIIHVDKLISKFSL; encoded by the exons ATGGGGTGTTCTTTTTCCGGACTCAACGCCCTCTACGACGCCGTTAACGGTGGCGCTGATGTTTGGATCAACGACAACCGGTTTAAGGTTGTTCGGCAGCTTGGTGAGGGTGGGTTTGCGTACGTGTTTCTTGTTAGAGAGGTTATTACCGATGCGTCTGGTCCGGGTGTATCGGCGAAATTCAAAGATCCATCTCATATTTCTG AGGATGGAACTTATGCTATGAAGAAAGTTTTGATTCAGAATAGTGATCAATTGGAAATGGTGAAGGAAGAGATCCGTGTATCTGCGCTCTTTAGCCATCCGAATCTGCTACCGTTGCTTGATCATGCCATTATTCCGGTGAAG GGGGCACCAGAACAAACATGGACACATGAAGCATACTTGTTGTTTCCAGTGCATTTGGATGGGACATTGTTGGACAACACACAAACAATGAAATCCAAAAAGGAATTCTTTCCGACATCCGATGTTCTTCAAATTTTCAGACAG CTTTGTGCAGGACTTAAGCATTTGCATACCCTTGATCCGCCATATGCACATAACGATGTAAAACCGGGCAATGTGCTTTTAACACATCGTAAAGGACAGCCGCCTCTAGCAATACTAATGGATTTTGGAAGCGCTCGCCCTGCTAGAAGACAAATACGCTCTCGCTCAGAGGCACTGCAATTACAG GAGTGGGCATCTGAGCATGTTTCAGCACCGTTCAGAGCTCCGGAATTGTGGGATTGCCCCAGCCAGACGGACATTGATGAGCGGACCGATGTATGGTCACTAGGTTGCACTTTGTTTGGCATAAT GTACGGGGCATCTCCGTTTGAGTACGCGCTAGGGGAATCAGGGGGAAGCTTACAGCTGGCTGTTATGAACGGACAGATAAAGTGGCCTGCAGGTCCAAAACCGCCATACCCAGAAGCCCTACATCAGTTTGTATCGTGGATGCTTCAGCCTCAAGCCACTGTTCGACCGCGTATTGATGACATCATCATTCATGTTGACAAGCTGATCTCAAAGTTCTCTCTTTAA